One part of the Streptomyces lydicus genome encodes these proteins:
- a CDS encoding ABC transporter ATP-binding protein, which produces MATVTYDQATRIYPGTDKPAVDKLDIAIEDGEFLVLVGPSGCGKSTSLRMLAGLEDVDGGAIRIGDRDVTHLPPKDRDIAMVFQNYALYPHMTVADNMGFALKIAGVPKAEIRQKVEDAAKILDLTEYLGRKPKALSGGQRQRVAMGRAIVREPQVFLMDEPLSNLDAKLRVQTRTQIAGLQRRLGITTVYVTHDQVEAMTMGDRVAVLKDGLLQQVDSPRNMYDRPANLFVAGFIGSPAMNLVEVPITDGGVKFGNSVVPINREALTAAADKGDRTVTVGVRPEHFDIVEQNGDAAKSLSKEAADAPAGLAVTVNVVEELGADGYVYGTAEVGGEVKDLVVRVNGRQVPDKGTRLHVVPRPGETHVFSTSSGERLSD; this is translated from the coding sequence ATGGCTACGGTCACGTATGACCAGGCAACCCGTATCTACCCGGGTACCGACAAGCCCGCCGTCGACAAGTTGGACATCGCCATCGAGGACGGCGAGTTCCTCGTCCTGGTCGGCCCCTCCGGATGTGGCAAGTCCACCTCGCTGCGGATGCTCGCGGGGCTGGAGGACGTCGACGGAGGCGCCATCCGCATCGGGGACCGCGATGTCACCCACCTTCCGCCCAAGGACCGGGACATCGCCATGGTGTTCCAGAACTACGCGCTCTACCCGCACATGACGGTCGCCGACAACATGGGCTTCGCGCTCAAGATCGCCGGCGTACCGAAGGCAGAGATCCGGCAGAAGGTCGAGGACGCGGCCAAGATCCTGGACCTGACCGAGTACCTGGGGCGCAAGCCCAAGGCGCTGTCCGGTGGCCAGCGGCAGCGCGTCGCGATGGGCCGCGCGATCGTCCGTGAGCCGCAGGTCTTCCTGATGGACGAGCCGCTGTCCAACCTGGACGCGAAGCTGCGCGTGCAGACCCGTACCCAGATCGCGGGCCTCCAGCGCCGGCTCGGGATCACCACGGTCTACGTCACCCACGACCAGGTCGAGGCCATGACCATGGGCGACCGGGTCGCGGTCCTCAAGGACGGGCTGCTGCAGCAGGTCGACTCGCCGCGGAACATGTACGACCGCCCGGCCAACCTCTTCGTCGCCGGCTTCATCGGCTCGCCCGCCATGAACCTCGTCGAGGTCCCGATCACCGACGGCGGCGTGAAGTTCGGCAACAGCGTCGTACCGATCAACCGCGAGGCGCTCACCGCCGCCGCCGACAAGGGCGACCGTACGGTCACCGTGGGTGTGCGCCCGGAGCACTTCGACATCGTCGAGCAGAACGGCGACGCCGCGAAGTCGCTGTCCAAGGAGGCCGCGGACGCACCGGCCGGCCTGGCCGTCACCGTCAACGTCGTCGAGGAACTCGGCGCCGACGGCTACGTGTACGGCACCGCGGAGGTCGGCGGCGAGGTCAAGGACCTGGTCGTACGGGTCAACGGCCGCCAGGTCCCGGACAAGGGCACCCGCCTGCACGTCGTCCCGCGCCCGGGCGAGACGCACGTCTTCTCGACGTCGTCCGGGGAGCGCCTCAGCGACTGA
- a CDS encoding nucleotidyltransferase family protein: MTGAQHSHPTQAVVLAGGQGSRLRPYTDDRPKPMVEIPGTGTPIIGHQLNWLADEGVTDVVVSCGHLAEVLEDWLSRAQLPLRVTTVVEHEPLGRGGGLKYAAGSLPRPDEPWYATNGDIWTRFPLREMAAFHEERDAQATLALARPRIPWGVVETDAFGHVLDFIEAPPSPYLINAGVYVFSAAFTALLPDRGDHERTTFPRLARERRLAGFPLPHGAYWRAIDTAKDLTEAARELGTQPR; encoded by the coding sequence ATGACAGGCGCCCAGCATTCGCACCCCACGCAGGCCGTGGTCCTGGCCGGCGGCCAGGGCTCACGTCTCCGCCCGTACACCGATGACCGCCCCAAGCCGATGGTCGAGATTCCCGGCACCGGAACCCCGATCATCGGCCATCAGCTGAACTGGCTGGCGGACGAGGGCGTCACCGACGTCGTCGTCTCCTGCGGCCATCTCGCCGAGGTGCTCGAGGACTGGCTCTCCCGGGCCCAACTCCCCTTGCGCGTCACGACGGTTGTCGAGCACGAGCCGCTGGGGCGCGGCGGCGGCCTCAAGTACGCGGCCGGCTCGCTGCCCCGCCCCGACGAGCCCTGGTACGCCACCAACGGGGACATCTGGACCCGCTTCCCGCTCCGCGAAATGGCGGCCTTCCACGAGGAGCGCGACGCCCAGGCCACCCTCGCGCTGGCCCGCCCCCGCATCCCGTGGGGCGTCGTGGAGACCGACGCCTTCGGCCACGTCCTCGACTTCATCGAGGCGCCGCCCTCCCCGTATCTGATCAACGCCGGCGTGTACGTCTTCTCCGCCGCCTTCACGGCCCTGCTCCCCGACCGCGGCGACCACGAGCGCACGACGTTCCCCCGCCTCGCCCGCGAACGCCGCCTGGCAGGCTTCCCCCTCCCCCACGGCGCCTACTGGCGCGCCATCGACACCGCCAAGGACCTCACCGAGGCAGCCAGGGAACTGGGCACACAGCCACGTTGA